Within Enterobacter sp. RHBSTW-00175, the genomic segment CCCCTTACTCAATATCTTTGATAAAGATTGACAGTTTTCCTTGCTAACAATTGTCACTCGTCACGTTTATGATTCTCTCCATCGACAGCAAAGACGCGGTATCTACCCGAATTTGCACACAAATAAAGATCAGCCGCTCATGTGGTTTCCTGGAGAGTAAAATGAAAAAATTAGAAGATGTTGGTGTACTGGTAGCACGCATTCTGATGCCAATTCTGTTCATCGTTGCAGGTTGGGGCAAAATCACCGGTTATGCGGGTACACAACAGTATATGGAAGCAATGGGCGTGCCGGGGTTCCTGCTGCCACTGACCATTCTGCTTGAGTTCGGCGGCGGCCTGGCAGTACTGTTCGGCTTCCTGACCCGTACCACTGCACTGTTTACCGCGGGCTTCACACTGCTGACAGCATTTATCTTCCACAGCAACTTTGCGGAAGGTGTGAACTCCCTGATGTTCATGAAAAACCTGACTATCGCTGGCGGCTTCCTGCTGTTGGCTGTGACCGGTCCTGGCGCATTCAGCATCGACCGTGTTCTGAATAAGAAGTGGTAAGCACGCTATAATGATTTAAAAAAAGCGAGGAGATATCTCCTCGCTTTTGCTATCTGACGGAGGAGGAAAAAATGGGACAACTCGTAGACGGCGTCTGGCAGGATGTCTGGTATGACACTAAATCCACCGGAGGACGCTTCAAGCGCTCTGTTTCGGCCTTCCGTAACTGGCTTACCGCCGATGGCGCGCCAGGCCCCAGCGGTGAAGGTGGTTTTGCAGCCGAAAAAGACCGTTATCATCTCTACGTTTCACTCGCCTGCCCGTGGGCACACCGCACGCTGATGGTGCGTAAACTCAAAGGTCTGGAATCATTACTGCCTGTCTCAGTTGTTAATCCGCTGATGCTGGAAAACGGCTGGACATTCGACAGTGATTTTCCTGCCGCAACGGGTGACGACCTTTACCATCACGATTTTCTGTACCAGCTCTATCTGCGCGCAGATCCGCACTATACCGGCCGCGTCACCGTACCGGTGCTCTGGGACAAGAAAAACCAGACGATCGTCAGTAATGAATCGGCTGAAATCATCCGCATGTTCAACACCGCATTTGATGCGCACGGCGCCCGCGCCGGTGATTACTATCCGGTTGAGCTGCGCGATAAAATTGATGAGCTGAACAGCTGGATCTACGACAACGTGAACAACGGTGTCTACAAAGCCGGTTTTGCCACCAGCCAGGAAGCCTATGACGAAGCGGTCGCGAACGTCTTCACATCGCTGGAGCGCCTGGAGCAGATCCTCGGTCAGCATCGCTACCTGACGGGCGATCGCCTGACGGAAGCAGACATCCGTCTGTGGACTACGCTGGTACGTTTTGATCCGGTCTACGTCACCCACTTTAAGTGCGATAAACATCGTATCAGCGACTACCTGAACCTGTACGGGTTCCTGCGTGACATCTACCAGATACCGGGCATTGCTGAAACGGTCGATTTTGGCCATATCCGCACCCACTACTACCGCAGCCATAAAACCATTAACCCAACGGGCATTATTTCTATTGGGCCATGGCAGGATCTGGATGAGCCGCACGGGCGCGACGTTCGATTTGGATAAATATTTAGGGCATCAATAGATACCCTTTTTTAATTCACAATATCCATCTATCCTTACTTTGATTGCTTAGAAAACAAGTGATTGACCGATCATTGAGGCAAGGAAAAAATGGACTGGTATTTAAAAGTACTGCGCAACTACATTGGATTTGGTGGCCGTGCCCGCCGCAAAGAGTACTGGATGTTCGTTCTGGTGAACTTCGTCCTGATCATGGTGCTGGGCATCGTCGATAAAATACTCGGCTGGGAACGGGCTGGCGGTGAAGGTGTTCTCACTACAATTTATGGCCTGTTGGTTCTGCTGCCATCATGGGCCGTGCTGTTCCGCCGGCTGCATGACACCGACCGTTCGGCCTGGTGGCTACTGCTGCTGTTGATCCCGATTATCGGCTGGCTGGTGATTCTGGTCTTTAACTGTCAGAGCGGCACGCCGGGTGAAAACCGCTTTGGTGCCGATCCTAAACTCAACGCCTGATTCGTTGCCCGGTAGCTTTCGCTTA encodes:
- a CDS encoding DoxX family protein, translated to MKKLEDVGVLVARILMPILFIVAGWGKITGYAGTQQYMEAMGVPGFLLPLTILLEFGGGLAVLFGFLTRTTALFTAGFTLLTAFIFHSNFAEGVNSLMFMKNLTIAGGFLLLAVTGPGAFSIDRVLNKKW
- a CDS encoding glutathione S-transferase family protein encodes the protein MGQLVDGVWQDVWYDTKSTGGRFKRSVSAFRNWLTADGAPGPSGEGGFAAEKDRYHLYVSLACPWAHRTLMVRKLKGLESLLPVSVVNPLMLENGWTFDSDFPAATGDDLYHHDFLYQLYLRADPHYTGRVTVPVLWDKKNQTIVSNESAEIIRMFNTAFDAHGARAGDYYPVELRDKIDELNSWIYDNVNNGVYKAGFATSQEAYDEAVANVFTSLERLEQILGQHRYLTGDRLTEADIRLWTTLVRFDPVYVTHFKCDKHRISDYLNLYGFLRDIYQIPGIAETVDFGHIRTHYYRSHKTINPTGIISIGPWQDLDEPHGRDVRFG
- a CDS encoding DUF805 domain-containing protein, with protein sequence MDWYLKVLRNYIGFGGRARRKEYWMFVLVNFVLIMVLGIVDKILGWERAGGEGVLTTIYGLLVLLPSWAVLFRRLHDTDRSAWWLLLLLIPIIGWLVILVFNCQSGTPGENRFGADPKLNA